The genomic interval ACTGATTGCACAGCTCCCAAATAGGAGACCCACCAGCCCTGTCCTCCCGACCCTGGTCCCCCTGCCCTACTGAGCTCATAACATGTGGAGGGGTCTGTGGTATGGCCAACCTGGGCCCACTCTATAGTCTTTCTTCAAAAGGCTCTGGAGGAAAACCAGGTAACCTCAGGGTTAAGGAGAGTAGCTAAGAGTACATAGAGGCAGACCTCAGGGAGCTTTGGACTTTTTATAGATCTGCCTCCAGCTATAAGCTGGAGGAAGTCAACCCTTATACACAGATTGCACCCTCCCATGCACACCAAGGCCCAGTGGACACAGCAACAAACAGTGAATAGCATGATAGTTCCAGATAGGTAACCCAAGATTGGTTTCACACAATGTCTGACATTGACCTATACTACAACCCCAACCAAGTGGACACAGAACTAACGCAAACATTGGTGGGCTTCAGTCTGTACCAGAACTTGACCCAACTGGCCAGACAAGGAACACACCCAAAGGGGAATTCTGGCAGGCACCAGACTACTGACAACAACTTCTCCACAGGAGCAGCACTTGCACAGTGACTCATACATGATGATTGAGGTTTATCCTTATGTTAGGCAGCCTGAAGGGTTAACCACCtgagaaagccaacagcattcaagactcaactACCACAGGAGGGTGCACATAACCTACAAGAGACATTCCTAGAGCACTGAGCTCATGTGCTCTGGAAGATTGTGCCACTGAACCCGACAAGACACTACATCCCAAAGTCACTATAACATGTTTtggagtcatagcagatctacctaatacacagagacaaaattGGGAGATAATtttgccccaaatgaaagaacaagaaaaattgccagaaaaagaattaaatgaatggAAGCAACTAACATACCAGATGCAGTGtacaaaacaatggttataaggatgctcaaggaccaTAGGGGAAGAGTGGATGATGTCTTTACAAAGGaacagtaaacattaaaaaggacattgaaaccataaaaaggaaccagtcagaaatgaaaaatataatatctgaaattacaaatacaatttcAGATATAATATacaagaaggaatcaacagcaggttagatGAAACAGAGGCTCAAATCAGAGATTTAAAGGACATAGTAAGAGTAAGTACACAAGCAAaacatcagaaagaaaagaaaattttaaaaaggaaggaagtcggccctggctggttggctcagtggtagagcgtcggcctgccgtgcggaagtcccgggttcgattcccagccagggcacacaggacaggcgcccatctgctccacccctccccctctccttcctctctgtctctctcttcccctcccgcagctgaggctccattggagcaaaagatggcgccggggatggctccttggcctctgccccaggcgctagagtggctctggtcgcaacagagcgacgcccctgatgggcagagcatcgccccctagtgggcgtgccgggtggatcccagtcgggtgcacgcgggagtctgtctgactgcctccccgtttccagcttcagaaaaattcaaaaaaaataataaaataaaataaaaatgaaggaagtCTAAGGCACCTCTGGGACAAaatcaagcataacaacatccacatcataggggtaccagaagtgtttctcttaagatcaggaacaagtctgAGATATTCACGTTCACTACTCTTACTCAATACAGTACTGGAAGTACTAGTCACAGCActgaacaagaagaagaaataaaaacatccaaattggaaaggaagaagtaaactttcattattcacagatgacattatattatatatagaaaaccctaaagactccaccaaaaaaaccctACTAGATTGAATAAATGTATTTGACAAAGtaataggatacaaaattaatatccagaaatcagttccatttctatacatcaataatgaactatcagaaagagaaattaggcctgacctgtggtggcgcagtggataaagcgtcgacctggaaatgctgaggtcgtcggttcgaaatcctgggcttgcctggtcaaggcacatatgggagttgatgcttccagctccttccctcttctctctctctgtctctctccctctctgtctctctctctcctctctaaaaatgaataaataaaattaaaaaaagtttaaaaagaaaaaaaatagaaattaagaaaaaaatcccatttacgattgcaagaaaaaaatataaggtatctaaaaataaatttaactgaggagataaaagacttgttCTTGAAAAATTatactgaagaaataaattaaggaaaatacaagtggaagcatatactgtgttcatggataggaaaaattaatgtCATTCACATGTCCATACTGCTCAAAGCAATCGATAGATTCAACAATTGTTGAATTtaacaattcctattaaaatactaatggcatatctcacagacctagaacaaatattctaaaaatttatacagaaccacaaataccctcagcaatcttttttttttttctttttagcaagagagtgagggggaaggagggaaggagggacagacaggaacaaacagacaggaagggagagaaatgagaagtatcaattctttgttgcagcaccttagttgttcattaattgctttctcatatgtgccttgacggggggtgggggctccagccgagccagtgatcccttactcaagccagtgaacttgggctcaagccagtgactttgggctcaagccagtgacctttgagctaaaaccagtgaccatggggtcatatctatgatcacatgctcaagccagcgacatcaggatttcaaacctggatccttagcatcctaggccgacactctatccactgcaccaacacctggtcaggcaccctcagcaatcttgagaaagaaaaacaagttttaggtattatgctaactgatatctaactatactacaaggtcatggTAATCAAAGCAGCGTGGTattggcacaagaacaggcatatagatcaatggaacagaataaagagcacagaaataaatccatgcctttgtgttctattaatatttgaaaaaggcAAAAACATATAATAGGGTAaatacagtctcttcaataaatggtggcgggaaaattggacagatacaagcaaaaaaaaaaaaaaggaaactatattaccagcttacaccatacacaagaataaactcaaaatggattaatgatttaaatgtaagccgtggcCACttagctcaatggatagagcatcggcctggcatgtggatatcctgggtttgatccctggttagggcacacatgagaagctaccatgtgcttctctcccctccttctccccttttctccctctttccctctcacagccagtggctcagttggttcgagcagcCCGAGGCACTAAGGATACCAGTAGTTTGGTTGACCCAAGCCTCGGCcttaggagctgaggatagctcggttgattcaagcatcggccttaGATggtgattgctgggtggatcctggtagaggcgcatgtgggagtctgtctcactatcccccctcctctcacttaatttaaaggaaaagacttaaatgtaagtcaggaaaccataaaaatactGGAAGAACattttttgtagcaatatttttgctgatatatatctccttgggcaaggaaaacaaaggaaaaaataaacaaatgagaccacatcaaactaaaaagcttttgtacagcaaaagaaaccatcaacaaaatgaaaagacaacccactgaaagTGACAAACATATTTGCCactgatacatctaataagggtttaatttccaaaatatacgaAGAACTTATACTACTCATCTccaggaagacagacaatccagtaaaataaataaataaataaataaacaaacaaacaaaaaaaacagcaaagaatctaaatagacatttttccaaagaggacatatagattgccaacaaacatgaaaagatgctcaacatcactaatcagtagagaaatgcaaattaaatccacaatgagatatcacctcacacctgtcagaatggcgctcatcaataaatcacaaacagtgctggcaagaatgtggagaaagaggaactcttgtgcactactggtgggaatgcagatttgtgcagtcactgtgagaaacagtatagagtttcctcaaaaaaaattagagatgtaactgccttatgacccaggaataccacttctgagaatatatataaaaaaaactctaaACTCTGATTTGAAggaatatatacacccctatgttcattgcagtgttatttataatagccaatatctggaagcagcctaagtatccatcaatagatgtgtagataaaaaactgtggtacatttactcaatggtatactactcagccataaaaaaaagaaaaagcaaatcttacagcatggatgggcctggaaatattatgctaagtgaaattaaccagtcagcctgacctgtggtggcgcagtagataaagcatcgacctggaatgctgaggttgccggtttgaaaccctgggcttgcctggtcaaggcacacatgggaattaatgcttcctgctccttctctccttctctctctctctctctctctctctctctctctcttgctctctctctctctctctctctctcctgctctctctctcttctctaaaatgaattttttaaaaggagagattaaCCAGTCAAAGAGTAATgccatatgtggaatctaatgaaagaataaactgaggaacaaaatagaaacagaggcatagaTACAAGGAACAGACTAACTgctgtcaaagggaagggggatttgaaggctgggtgaaaaaaggtgaagggattaagcaaaaaaaaagacatatatatatatatatatatatatatatatatatatatatatatatatataacacatagacacagacagcagtgtggtgtgagagggaaagggggcggggTAAGTGGAGGTGGACAAAGGGGGAAATGTGGATGGAAGGAGACTGCTTGAGGTGACtggtgcatgatgcagtgtgcagatgatgttctGTTgatctgtacacttgaaacctatatggttggtttattttaagatttgatttattgaaattatagagaaaggagagagaggggtgggagagcaagaagtatcaactcatagctgcttcactttagttttttattgattgtttgaccagacaagcccagggttttgaaccagcaacctcagcattcctggtagacactttatctactgtgttaCTACAGATCAGGCAACAACCTGACAttttaataacaaatacatacatagTACTTTGTCTCAGGAAATAGTTGTTTCATTTATGATTACCTTAAAGTATTTTCCCCATAGAAATTCCACAAATAAGACCCATAAGCAAAAACTGAACCCTCTATGGGCCTTTCAAGTCAcaaactaatatataaatattttattaatttatttaattttttaccacAAGGTGGCATATACATCTTGTTATATAATGTCTTTTTAGTAACCAATAACATTCTTGGTAACAGTTATCAACTCTAACCTGAGATATCAAAGTAAATACTTTTGCAAGTTGTCTGCAGATAGAGGCCATGAGAACCATATTGTgcaattgtcattattttttcttctatcagTGTTTGGTAAACAAGAAAAAGCCTACACAGTTGCTATTGGTTTGTATATAAAAAATCTCATTTGTTTGCATTTCAACAATcactttgtaattattttcataTGATACAGCTTTGTGACTTTCAAGTCACAATGAGCTATAGTGGTAAGGTTCAGTGTATTTATGGTAATGCTTGTGTTTTCTTCGCTTTTTAGTTTTACATATCAGAGGCCTAAAATATGAATACAAAAGCATATAGAAATAAAAGAGCAGTAAGAATAAGAAGGATTAGCAGTAATCTAAAGATTCTTTATTAGAATCTGACTCAACTTCTGTAGATAAACAattagaagagaagaaggagatcaAATGCAATTCTTCCAGTGAAAGATGTGAAAAGCATATTGGCCATTTATTTTGGATAAGAGAGTATGCTGCAAAAACTGGGGTGCAAATGGGTTTGAAATGCAACTTATATCTATGTTTAATGCCAAGAACAAACTGTTTTAAGGAATTCCATACTTAAGCTTTTATACATACAAATGCAAATATTGTAAGCCATTGTTACTTCAAAGTTAACAAAACAGAATTGTTATACTAAAATCATTGAGACTGCTGAATTCATTGTTGATTTGTATTTATAGGTTGATATTTGTTGATTTCATGTTACATAAACTTTTTCTATAGTCATGAAAAAAATTTGGCCCATGGAGgttaatattgtttttcttaaatcttaCTGTGAGAactcaatgaaaataatttaaaacacacacacacacacacacacacacacacacacacacacacacctcatcattattttgttttctttgctgtttgcatttttttcagaGTTGGGATGTAGCTTTGTCGCGGACTGCTAGAGCATGGGGGAAAAAGTGTGTGTTTGAACATAATACTCATTTAGAAGAACTAAAAATGGCCCATCCTAAATTTAATGGTATTGGTGAAAATATGTGGGTCGGACCTGAAAATCAGTTTACTGCAACTATTGCTATCAGAAATTGGtatgcagagaagaaaaagtaCTCTTTTGAAAATGACAGTTGCTTTAGTGACTGTTCTCATTATAAACAGGtatctaatttttatatttttaatccagTAGACTCCTTAATTGCTTTACTATCaagtttttgtttcaattttataaatgaacTTAAATGGTAAAATTATTACTTCTAATAGATTCAAAATTATTATCAGTCCTATATCTTCAAAATGTCTGTAATTCCATCTATCATGTGAACCATCaattaaaacattcttttaaatatagaaaatcaaTCTCTATTACCAAAGATAAAAGGagcttttctaaaaataatgcacactggaaaaagcagtaagaaaccagaaaataaaaattatttttaaattattaactataatcataAATTTTTTTGCACAGATTAGTACACATGCTACTACATAACTGTTTGAGTAAAACATTTTCAATGCAAATTAATAGTATTCTTTCCCAACCTCATGTCTAATAATCTACCCTTACACTTTATACTTTACCCTTTCATAACTTTATTCTTACAAAATACTGAACCTTTTATCATttatacatacatttattatGTCACATATCATGTTGTTTAGTAATCATCTACATATGATGCAACACTGAGGGAAGGGATCTTGTTTTACCTGTTTATTCTCAACCCAACAACATGACATTATTTAGGTCTTCAATAAGTATTTGTATCAGGGATCAACAATTTATTAAAAGAagtttcaaggccctggccagttggctcagcagtagagcgtcggcctggcgtgcgggggacctgggttcgattcccgaccagggcacataggagaagcgcccatttgcttctccacccccaccccctccttcctctctgtctctctcttcccctcccgcagccgaggctccattggagcaaagatggcccgggcgctggggatggctccttggcctctgccccaggcactagagtggctctggtcgcggcagagcgacgccccagaggggcagagcatcgccccctggtgggcagagcgtcgcccctggtgggcgtcccgggtggatcccggtcaggcgcatgcgggagtctgtctgactgtctctccccgtttccagcttcagaaaaatacaaaaaaaaaaaaaaaaaaagtttcaagtttatttaaaatatgattatttttctatCAATACATTCTGATATGTTTTATGTACaacttaaaaatctttaaactttTTCATGTTGAATTTATGTCTCTTTCATCAAATGAGGCATGTTTCAAAAACtatctatttattctttatctAGAAAGTTATAGTGATTCTCCACTGTCTTATTCATATCTAAGCTAGTCTCTTTAATATGACTTCATACTCTCAGTAAACTAATAAAGGCTACCTCCTGACCTACTCCTCTCTATATTTTGTACTCCTGAATTCCAGTATCTTAGACATTTTTGTTTCCTGCATTTGACCTAACTCTAATTTTAACTGTTGCAgactttctattctctattcttaTCATGCATCACTCATTTCTTTAAGAACCACTAAGGCttgggataaaaagaaaaagaaaacagaaatggttcccctccctctcacagacattaataaaacaaaacaagtattttttttttttttttttttgtatttttccgaagttggaaacggggaggcagttagacaaactcccgcatgcgccagaccgggatccatccggcatgcccaccagagggcgtgctctgcccatcccggacgtcgctctgttgcaaccagagctattctagtgcctgaggcagaggccacagaaccatcctcagcgccccggcaaactttgctccaatggagccttggcttcgggaggggaagagagaaacagagaggaaggagagggggaggggtggagaagcagatgggcgcttctcctgtgtgccctggctgggaatcaaacccaggactcctgcatgccaggccgacgctctaccactcagccaacccaAGTACTTTTTAGTCACTTGAAAGTAGTAGAAATGTTAAAGCCATACCGAGAATTTCTGGAATATCTTTAGTTATTCTCATAGCTTTACTGCAATTTAAGACctgcttttcctttttataagaaaaaaaaaaagctcctttattcgttttttaaatgaaaggcaAAGACTGTTgtataatggaattttttcaACAAAAGAGAAGTATTACTCTCTACTCTTGTAttgcttttccttccctcctataATCttagtgttttctctttttctcccttctattTACAACCTcccttcttctaaaatttttctcctctctttccctctttctctcttccgaTAAACTAGAAATCTCAGATTCAAGGAGGGGATAAAAATTTATTCAGCAGGTGGGCCTTTTTTTGGCTGTAAAGCATTATTCTGGGTCAGTATTTCTTAAACACTTTATCCTAAGAATACTAattaatagaatatattaaagtgTTTCTCTCAATATAGTGTTGCAACTGCTTTCCTAGAAGCATTATAATTCTCTACCTGTATCCCAATGAAGAATAGTTTGTATTACTTCAATTGTTTAGTTAAAGATTCTATGTGAATTGAAAAtattattgtttataatattgCAGAGTAAATGTTTAGCATTAAACTTTATGTTttccttgaaatttttattttagcttgTTTGGGACAAATCTTACAAAATTGGTTGTGCTGTTACTTCATGTCCAAGAATTGCACATATTAAATATGCAGCACTTTTCATATGCAACTATGCACCAGGGTAAGTTacttcaaatattaaaaagagtataaaaataaataaattggagatTTTTCAATTAAGTTTTTCTAACTTAATaatcagtatatttttataactgcCTTTGTGATctataaaagaattaaatctaaGATATTAAtgactttatattaaaatatttcaatttcataAGGAAACAGTAAGTCATAATTTTGGCATATTAATATTATGTGTAGATTAGCCAAGTACTACCTCTAAATGAATCTTATTTCTGGTGTTATTTCACAATATCTAGCCTAATTCACAtgggatttaaattattttccaaaatagttTATTCCCATATTATAATAAAGgtcaaaagaaaataagattagaTGTGTTGAAATGTAtgctatataaattattttaggaGTACATCAACTTTGTAACATTAAGATCACTTTTAATTTACTATTCTTTTGAGGTTGCATTATTAATTGGGGCTAGTCTCATATATATAAGGAATTGTAATATCTCAGAGATGGAAGAGTACTTTGAAAGTATTCTAGTCAAGCTATCCTTATAaaatttgaattctttctttcttaccatGTATTTATCCTTAACCGCAATACCTTCCTGTGAGAGGAAATAACTACCTTCCAAAGCAGCCTCCATCTCTGGAGAACTCTGTTGGAAAGTTTCAAGTTTTCTTAAGGTCAATATGATACTGTAAGTGGTATTATTAAAATGACCaagtaagtgaaaaaaatatcctAATCTATATGTTAACTAAACAGTAGAAATTGATAACATTCTAGGATTGTGAAGGCATTCCTTCTAAATAAAATGCTTCTGGgactaaaaaagaaacaagaaaaacacatttatttctgaTTACTGTATGTATTTCCCTAGATAGGGAAAAAAACAGACCCATAATATAAGTCTAATTAGACTCAGCTTCTTCCTGATGGAAAGCTTTGCTGACTTTGAAATAGGCATGTAAAACAAGTGTGGGATATAGAGGCACTATAAAACATTTGAGGCTTCCTTTTATTCTTACAGACCAGAAGCATTGATTGGGAGGATATCTATTACACGGAAAAACTTTTTTAACATCAGAAATTCAAACAGAGAACTGGGCACTGATTGGGGACAGAAAAGAGGTTCCTCTGGAGCACTagtcttcatttattcattcagcaactaTGTACAAGGCTCTGACCTATCTACTAACAAGACCAAGAAAGGTTGACCATGGTTAACTTATAGTCTTGGAAGTACCAGTTTAGAATACTCTGCAGGTGTTTGGCaatgaaaagaaggaataaagtaGGTGTGTAGAGCTgagtaaaagtaattttttataactttggttgctaatgtatttttataagttaAAGAAAGCCATCCATAAATAAGGAgtgataaaatatattagaacATATAAAGGATGGGGAAGAATTGAGAGAGCAAGTTCAATCTAGAAAAAGCCAGAAGGATAGAATTATAAGAAGAGAACatatagagaaatattttttaaagattttattcatggattttacagagagggcaggggggaaaatgagaaggatcaactcatagttgtttcaccgtcattgattgcttgtcatatgtgccctgactgggcaagcccagggtttcgaaccagcgaccacattgttctaggttgatgctctatccactgcaccaccacaggcaggcaagaaatatttaatagtgagatttttcttcctttcttgtttaATGAAGTTCATGAGAGTTTAATGTATTCTATTGATCTTTCAAAAATTTGTggatttatttatcctgtctcattcttttgtttgttttctgctttattattttgagacattcaatctttcaaatatttttagagGGAGGTGCTTTTATATGTTGCTGTTTCCATTAAGATATACAACATTCTTTTACCTTTAATCCTACTTAATATTGAGgatatttagtatatattttctcAGATTACAATTTTTGCTGTACCTTAGGCTCTCATATGGTACAGCCTTTCTTGTTACTTTCTGTGGGTTATataattttagttcattttagtaaaatatgtttaatacttgttacatatttataatagaaaatc from Saccopteryx leptura isolate mSacLep1 chromosome 2, mSacLep1_pri_phased_curated, whole genome shotgun sequence carries:
- the GLIPR1L2 gene encoding GLIPR1-like protein 2 isoform X2, which produces MEALRLLALGWFVQSLSLTRGGVLKLWCCELWLLLLTSGLSAELFPHEEDPTFVNEYVKLHNELRGNVLPEAANMRVLSWDVALSRTARAWGKKCVFEHNTHLEELKMAHPKFNGIGENMWVGPENQFTATIAIRNWYAEKKKYSFENDSCFSDCSHYKQLVWDKSYKIGCAVTSCPRIAHIKYAALFICNYAPGATLMRRPYKQGVVCSQCGKRDGCTDFLCSKTKKITLT